The Williamwhitmania taraxaci genomic sequence AGCCAAACCCTAACCGAATCGATTAAGGATAGGTTTGTTTCTCAAACCTCCCTGATGGTAATTCAGAGTGATGCGGACCTAAACTTTGAAGGCCAGATTACCGGTTACACTGTTTCACCAGTAGCAATACAAAGCGACCAGTATGCGTCACAAAACAGGCTTACCATAACCGTTATGGTAAAGTTTACCAATAAAAAAAATCCTGAACTGAACTACAATAAGTCCTTTTCCCAATACGAGGATTTCCCTGGCGCCCAGCAGTTAATACAGGTAGAATCAGGGTTGGCCAAAACAATTGTCGATAAATTGGTTGATGAAATATTTAACGCAGCAGTTGCAAACTGGTAAATCCATGGTTAACGCAGATACTTTCTACGGGCTATTAGCTGGCACAATAGAGCGCACACCTGAGAACGATCAGGAGATAAACGCACTCATAGAGCAATATCCTTGGTTTGAAGCAGCACATATCTTCGATGCTACCCGTCAGGGCGATGGGCAGCAGATACGGATTCGCGTTGCAGCGCTCTATGCCCAAAGTCGTTTGCTCTTGCAGCAATACATCACTAAGCACAATAGAACAACTACGCCCAAAGAAATCGACACACAAGAGTACGAGGAATTGGCTAAACCAGTGTTGGTGGAGGTCGATTTGCTGGAGATCACGGAAAATAGTCAAGCCGAAAAAATCATTGAATCACAAAATAGCCTGCCAAATTCTCTTCCAAGTAAAGACCTCATTGAACTAGATGAAGTTGATGAAAAAGTGGACCTAATCGATGCCTTTCTTAAGGCCGCCCCAAGGATTACGCCACCCAAAGAACTACCCACCGACCAAGAAGATATTTCACTCGAAAGCCTTAAGGAGCCACAAGATGTAGCCACCGAGATGCTTGCCCGGATTTTTGTAGAGCAAAAACTTTTCGAAAAAGCAATTGCTGCCTATGAAAAATTATGCTTGAAATATCCAGAAAAAAGTGCTTACTTTGCCAGTCAAATTGAAGAGGTTAAGAAAAAACTACAGTAACAAAATAAACTCAATCACATGTATACCGCCATTTCAATCCTAATTATCATTGCGTCCATTCTATTGGCCATTACCGTTTTAGCTCAAAACTCCAAAGGTGGAGGGCTTGCAGCAAATCTCTCAAGCACAAACCAAGTTATGGGAGTAAGAAAAACGGCCGATTTTGTTGAAAAACTCACATGGGGCCTAGCCATTTCTCTTTTAGTTCTTAGCCTTTTATCCGTTGGATTTACTGGATCGACTGGAAAAGTTAACGTTAAATCGGAAATTGTGACAAAGGCAAAAGAGGTTGCCACCCCAAATCAAAATCAAAGCTTCCCTGTTGCTGCACCAAAAGAAAACAAAGCTCAGGAAACTCCAGCACAGCAACAGCCTGCTGAAAAGAAATAAGTCAAACAATCTTTTGTCGAAAAATGTCAGTATGTCACTATACTGACATTTTTTTTGCCCAGTCTGGCAGGACGGATAATTCTATTTTTATAGCGGTTACCAATACTTTATGATCATCAGGGTCGCGGGAGAGTGTCACAATTACGGCGAACCTGCATAAATGGTGCTTTGGCACGAATTGTGCCATACCAAGAAAACAAAAAATCGTTTAACTTAAAAACAACACATATGTCAAAAGTAAAATTCACCCCACTAGCAGACAGAGTTCTTGTAGAACCAAAAGAAGCTGAAGAAAAAACTGCCAGTGGCATTTACATTCCCGACACAGCAAAGGAAAAACCTCAAAGAGGCAAAGTGGTTGCCGTGGGAATAGGCGCAAAGGATATAACCATGGAAGTTAAGGTAGGCGACGAAGTTCTCTACGGTAAATACGCAGGAACAGAAATTACCATCGAGGGTAAGGACTATCTTGTTATGAAACAATCGGACATTTTCGGTTGTCTCTAATCTATAGGTAAAACTAAAAAAATCATAGTCATGGCTAAAGAAATAAAATTCAATATCGAAGCTCGCGACCTGCTTAAAAAAGGAATTGACGAACTTGCAAATGCAGTAAAAATAACCCTCGGACCAAAAGGTCGCAACGTGGTTATTGACAAAAAATTTGGTGCTCCCCAAGTAACTAAGGACGGCGTTACCGTTGCCAAGGAAATTGAACTTTCTGACCCATATGCAAACATTGGTGCTCAAATGGTTAAGGAAGTTGCTTCCAAAACCGCTGACGATGCCGGTGATGGTACAACTACTGCAACAGTTCTTGCCCAATCGCTTATTACCGTTGGCCTTAAGAACGTTACCGCTGGTGCAAACCCAATGGACCTAAAGAGGGGAATCGATAAGGCAGTTATTAAAGTTGTTGAAAGCCTAAAAAAGCAAAGCCAATCAATTGGTGAGGACAACCTCAAGATTGAGCAGGTAGCAACCATCTCAGCCAACAACGACAACACTATTGGCAAACTTATTGCTGAGGCAATGGGCAAGGTTAAGCGCGAAGGCGTTATCACCGTTGAAGAGAGCAAGGGTATTGAAACTTACGTAGAGGTTGTTGAGGGTATGCAGTTCGACAGAGGCTTCATCTCCCCCTACTTCATTACCGATGCGGAGAAAATGGAAGTATCACTCGAAAACCCATACATCCTCATTACCGATAAGAAGGTAAGCACCATGAAGGACTTGCTTCCTGTATTGGAACCTGTTGCTCAATCGGGACGTGCCCTTTTGATTATTGCCGAGGATATTGACGGCGAAGCGCTTGCAACCCTTGTGGTAAACAAACTCCGTGGCTCTCTTAAGATTGCAGCCGTTAAGGCTCCAGGCTTTGGCGATCGCCGTAAGGAAATGCTCGAAGATATTGCAATTCTAACCGGAGGCGTTGTTATCTCCGAAGAGAAGGGTCTACGTCTAGACGGCGCTACGCTCGAAATGCTTGGTCGTGCCGAGAAGGTTACCATCAATAAGGAGAATACCACTTTGGTAAATGGTGCTGGTGAAAAGGCTGCAATCCAAAGCCGTGTTGGCCAAATCAAAACCCAAATGGAGAACACTACCAGCGATTACGATCGCGAAAAGATGCAGGAGCGCTTGGCGAAACTTGCAGGTGGTGTAGCTGTTCTTTACGTTGGTGCTTCTTCGGAAGTAGAAATGAAGGAAAAGAAGGACCGCGTTGACGATGCACTTAGCGCAACCCGCGCTGCTGTTGAGGAAGGAATTGTTCCCGGTGGTGGTGTTGCTTACATCCGCGCTATTGAAATTCTTGAAGGTCTTAAGGGCGACAACGATGACGAAACTACCGGTATGCTTATCGTAAAGAGAGCAATCGAAGAGCCTCTTCGTCAAATTGTTACTAATGCAGGTCTCGAAGGTTCCGTAATTGTTCAGAAGGTGAAAGAAGGAAAGGGCGACTTTGGTTACAATGCGCGCACCGATACTTACGAAAACCTCTTCAAGAGCGGCGTTATCGACCCAACTAAGGTTACCCGTATTGCCCTTGAAAATGCAGCATCCATTGCTGGAATGTTCCTTTCAACCGAATGCGTTTTAGTTGAGAAAAAAGAAGAAAATTCAATGCCTTCAATGAACCCAGGAATGGGCGGTATGGGCGGTATGATGTAATTTCATCTTCCACAATTATAGTAAAGGACGGCCATTAGGTCGTCCTTTTTTTTATACTAATGGTTTAACACCTATTTTCAGTTCTTCGGGACACTCACTATGCATACTTCGCTTGGAAATAAAAATATATAGGTAGATTAAAGCCTAAGAATAATAAAAGAATTCCATTCAGGAGAAAAATCAATAGGTGTGATAAATTACAAATAATAGGAGATAGTTTAACAGAAGAGACAGGTCAATTGTCTGAAAATAGAATTACATTGATTTAAACAAATGTATTAGGAAATTCAAACGAAGTGTAGTAAATTTGATTTGGTTTTGGATATCAAAAACATGTTCTTTTTGAGCAATAAACCAAATGCGGTAAATGTTTTACAGTAGTTAGTTCTAAAACAACAAATCAACCCTGTCAACTAATTCTAAAACAAGATGAAGAAAATCTTAATCGGCCTTGCAGTATTTGTAACGGCTGTCAGTTGCACCACACAACAAAAAGTGGTCAAAGTTGAGCCACAGATACAAGAGATCAAGAAAGCAGAACAATCCCTAAAACGGAAAGTAGCCATTGCACGTTTTTCGAATGAAACACAGTATGCAAAAGGAGTATTTTACGACAAGGCAAACGACCCTGTTGCCAAACAAGCGGTTGACATTTTATCGACCAAACTGGCATCAACCAATAAATTTATCCTGTTGGAAAGACAAGATATGGATAAAGTTTTGGAAGAGTTAAAACTAGCAGGAGACGAGGGATACCAAAAGGTTGGCGCCGACTATCTAATTATAGGTTCGATAACCGAATTTGGACGTAAGAACATGGGCGATGTAAACGCATTTTCA encodes the following:
- a CDS encoding co-chaperone GroES; translated protein: MSKVKFTPLADRVLVEPKEAEEKTASGIYIPDTAKEKPQRGKVVAVGIGAKDITMEVKVGDEVLYGKYAGTEITIEGKDYLVMKQSDIFGCL
- the groL gene encoding chaperonin GroEL (60 kDa chaperone family; promotes refolding of misfolded polypeptides especially under stressful conditions; forms two stacked rings of heptamers to form a barrel-shaped 14mer; ends can be capped by GroES; misfolded proteins enter the barrel where they are refolded when GroES binds), producing the protein MAKEIKFNIEARDLLKKGIDELANAVKITLGPKGRNVVIDKKFGAPQVTKDGVTVAKEIELSDPYANIGAQMVKEVASKTADDAGDGTTTATVLAQSLITVGLKNVTAGANPMDLKRGIDKAVIKVVESLKKQSQSIGEDNLKIEQVATISANNDNTIGKLIAEAMGKVKREGVITVEESKGIETYVEVVEGMQFDRGFISPYFITDAEKMEVSLENPYILITDKKVSTMKDLLPVLEPVAQSGRALLIIAEDIDGEALATLVVNKLRGSLKIAAVKAPGFGDRRKEMLEDIAILTGGVVISEEKGLRLDGATLEMLGRAEKVTINKENTTLVNGAGEKAAIQSRVGQIKTQMENTTSDYDREKMQERLAKLAGGVAVLYVGASSEVEMKEKKDRVDDALSATRAAVEEGIVPGGGVAYIRAIEILEGLKGDNDDETTGMLIVKRAIEEPLRQIVTNAGLEGSVIVQKVKEGKGDFGYNARTDTYENLFKSGVIDPTKVTRIALENAASIAGMFLSTECVLVEKKEENSMPSMNPGMGGMGGMM
- the secG gene encoding preprotein translocase subunit SecG is translated as MYTAISILIIIASILLAITVLAQNSKGGGLAANLSSTNQVMGVRKTADFVEKLTWGLAISLLVLSLLSVGFTGSTGKVNVKSEIVTKAKEVATPNQNQSFPVAAPKENKAQETPAQQQPAEKK
- a CDS encoding LptE family protein, translated to MNLCKSTVSIVSILALALVTSCSMKYAFNGASISPDTRSVSVQYITNVAPIINPTLSQTLTESIKDRFVSQTSLMVIQSDADLNFEGQITGYTVSPVAIQSDQYASQNRLTITVMVKFTNKKNPELNYNKSFSQYEDFPGAQQLIQVESGLAKTIVDKLVDEIFNAAVANW